The following is a genomic window from Bacillota bacterium.
CTTTGTCGTGCTCTTCTCGATCAATCCAAGGCTGGCCTTATACACTTTGGTGCCCATCCCCTTCATCATACTCGGCTTCATCGCGTACAACCGATTCGTGCGTCCTCTCTTTCGCTATGCCCAGGCAAAGCTGGGGGATCTGAACGCGATCCTACAGGACAATCTAAGCGGGATGCGCGAGATCCAGGTATTCGCGCAGGAAGAGCGAGAAATGGAGTCCGTGGGAAAACGCATTATGGTGCATTCTAAGGCTATAACGAAAGCCGTGTCTACAAGCGCCTGCTTCCATGGGGCGATCGACTTCTTCGCAGGTCTCGGAACAGTCGCTGTTGTCTTGCTGGGCGGTTTGATGGCGCTCAGAGAACAGATATCTGTCGCGGACATCACAGGATTTCTTCTTTATGTGAGCCTCTTCTATGAGCCGATCATGAGGCTTAACCAGCTCAACGAGTCTCTTCAGCAAGCCTTGGCCGCCTCCGACCGCTATTTCGAAGTGCTCGACACAAAACCCGACATAGATGACGCCCCCAACGCCATCCAACTCGGTAGGGTTGAAGGACGCATAACGTATGAGAACGTCTCCTTCAACTATGACGGCACCCCTGTGCTCAAGAACATAAACCTGGAGATCAAACCTGGCGAGATGGTTGCTCTCGTAGGTCCGACAGGTGTGGGAAAGACAACGATGGCCAACTTGATCCCGAGGCTCTACGATCCCACCGAAGGACGCATTCTCGTGGATGGCGTGGATATCCGCACTGTGACGGTCTCTTCCCTCCGCAGGAATGTGAGCATGGTGCTGCAGGACGTGTTCTTGTTTAACGGGACGATCGCTGAGAACATAGCTTACGGCAGTCCTGACGCTACGTTGGAAGAAATCGTCGACGCTGCAGTAGCTGCAGGAGCTGATGAGTTCATCAGAGAGATGCCGAACGGGTACGACACCCACATAGGAGAGCGCGGCGTAAGGCTCTCGGGCGGACAGAAACAGAGGCTTGCCATAGCAAGGGCACTCCTCTACGATGCGCCCATTCTCATCCTGGATGAAGCGACATCATCGGTAGACACCGAAACCGAAGCCAAGATCGCAGCTACGCTGGAAAAGCTCATTCGGGGCCGGACTACCATAGTCATCGCGCACCGTCTCTCGACAATTCGCCGTGCGGACAGGATCATTGTGCTGGATGAAGGCGAGATAGTGGAGCAAGGGACACATGAAGAGTTAATGGCTCTGGGCGGCCTGTACGCCAGATTGGTCACGGTTGATTCAGACGGAGCGTGGCTTGCGCCGGAAAAGGCATAGGGGGATGCAACCTCCACACTCACGAG
Proteins encoded in this region:
- a CDS encoding ABC transporter ATP-binding protein, with translation MRHITRLIAISRDYWSWMVLAFIAMLGTTAANLAGPWLIRSLVGTIEESFSHGTAGASQVVKTSVILLLVYALRPALAALQVWSTHVAGWGSVAAARKQIYGHLQRLSPKYYSATQTGQIMSRAINDTASFEALIAHVIPEAIVSLLTVGGVFVVLFSINPRLALYTLVPIPFIILGFIAYNRFVRPLFRYAQAKLGDLNAILQDNLSGMREIQVFAQEEREMESVGKRIMVHSKAITKAVSTSACFHGAIDFFAGLGTVAVVLLGGLMALREQISVADITGFLLYVSLFYEPIMRLNQLNESLQQALAASDRYFEVLDTKPDIDDAPNAIQLGRVEGRITYENVSFNYDGTPVLKNINLEIKPGEMVALVGPTGVGKTTMANLIPRLYDPTEGRILVDGVDIRTVTVSSLRRNVSMVLQDVFLFNGTIAENIAYGSPDATLEEIVDAAVAAGADEFIREMPNGYDTHIGERGVRLSGGQKQRLAIARALLYDAPILILDEATSSVDTETEAKIAATLEKLIRGRTTIVIAHRLSTIRRADRIIVLDEGEIVEQGTHEELMALGGLYARLVTVDSDGAWLAPEKA